CTCTTGAACATGCTTCTCTCCAGGCTCTCGGGCCCTGCACCACTGGCTGCCCATTCACAACCGCCCATGCCTCAGTATGGGCCGGGTGGATACGACAACTCCTTTTACCGGGATGGTCCAGCTTGGGCCAGCACACCCACAAAGCCAGACGAGAACCCCACGTACAGGCAGCTGTGACATAGCACGAGTGTAATTGTGtgtgcagtgttttctttttctgtttttttttttttttcaggtgtgtgttaaCTTGCATGTTGTGCAGTGATTGATTAACAAATAAACCTTTTCAAGACACAAGTTGTTGTGCACTTTTACTTAACAAATCCCAGTAAAACACAAATAGAACATGGAAGTTCTATCCTATGCAATAATAGCCCCATTCTCCTCACTAGACAATGTCATTATGAATTTACATGGTCCTCCTATACAACACTCTTACATGGTACACATAGGCAACAATAATCTAGTGATAAACCTGTGTAGAGTATGGAGTATGGGCTTATgttattttgcttttgtttttttgttttttgcatagGAGTCAAAAGGGGACAGTAAACATTCACATCACAAAGTATAAATCCAAGTGTAGGCTTATGTGCCAACATCAGCTAAGAGCACAGATGAAATTTTAAAGGAAATTGGTATTTGGGCATGGTCTCTTCACTTAACTCTGATCACCTGGCTTTGTAGAGGTGCACTGATAAAGTAAATGTCTGTCTATTCTGTCGGCATTCCTGAGTATATTTATAATGAAAAATCAATCATGAACTTCAATGTGTTTATTACTGCTGAAACAAACTAATACAAACTTGTCCATTGAGAGGGGCCAGGTCATGGCTATAATGTGCCATCAAATCGTCAAGCGATTAGTCTGATAGCATGGCTGTGAAATTGCCATCTGCCCTCTTTTCATCAGCGCACGAATTTCGTTCAGTCTGCGTTGAGTCCCAAGAcagtttggacatttttttaagaacaaaaaaagaacattgttgaTCACCGTGTCCACGGCAGCCATGCTTTGCGCCATTGTTGACATCTCTGGAGCGgttgcgctgatgatgtcatcaaaaTGGTTACATCGTCAATGCAGGAAAACGCAGCCAGGCAGCTCCTGCAGGGCTTAAGACCCAGGTCTAGGCAATGGGCAAGGACTCAAATGCCGATTGTTGGCAGGTCGACCCAATaattgcagtgggaaaggggtatgtGATAGGGTGACATGATGCCAATTGGATGAATCACTAGATGAACCATACAACACTGCTGCTATCAAAGCAACAATGTTCATTTTCCCCCAAATAACAGAGAAAACCATTATAGGTGATTCACATACATGTGTGGAACACTGTATCCCTACACACTGTATCAAACAAATCATTCTGACAGTAAATACTGAACGGCTTTTCCATTGACAAGTCAGTAGTGTCATTCAGAATagactttgtttcatttgagcTGTGACAGGATATAAGGacactatttttttgtttctttttatttcgaAACAGAATTTCATTCAGACTGCTCAGCAGTAAGCAAAGAATCAGTACAATCCAATATAACACAATACAATATTGAGAAACATTTATATTCGCTAAAAAAGGGAGTGGAATGAAGTAAACCCTATTATCTCCCACCCCTCCTCACTTAACCTCTTTAACTAAAGATATAACAACTTCCATTATTACATAATTATGTTCACAGTACAGTTAATAACACACTTactttttttataaacaaaaatcattctccttaatatatttttcaaaaatcatttctttaagttgctttttaaataatttcctATTTGGACATTCCTTGAGCTGTCTTCCCAGTTTGTTCCACAATTTCACTCCTTGAAATGAAGGACGTAATCTTTTCCGTTTAATATTTTCACATCTAACTTTAAAATTATGTGTATGTCGTAAATTATACCCTACGGACACTATAGTTTGGTGGACAGCTCTGCCACTGAGAGGACAGTATATGCAGAGTCGTCCAAGAACCAAAGAAAGCTTGGTATTTGTCCATGCTGTTTCATATGTGGAAATAAGTAATTAACTTTATGGTACTAAAAAGTATACTATGCTACCTGCcatttttttgcactgttttcTAACTTTATACTTGTTTATATTCATATTATGACACTTCTATTTTGGAGCAGCTGTAACAATAGATTTTATCTTAGACAGACCCTGAATTTGAGGTCAAAGATTCCACTGCAGTCTGAATGGACAAAATTATGGTACCTTATTCAAACAAATATATCTTAAGAATATTGAAAACTGGCCTAATGACCTGTGCAAGGACAACTCTGAAGTGTTTGGGTTAGAGTTATTGTTAGAGAGACCCCCAAACCCTCAGGCTGAATATGTGGACGACTCAGACAGAAGCAGTAACATGTGAGAGGATGTTGAGATTGAACTGTCAAACTGATGTTATCAACCAACAACGGCATAGTTTTGGCAGATTAGACACAAAGTGGGATGCATAAAGAAAATACTGATTTGAtaaatatgtgtatgtgtacaAGAATGTGTAATATTCTGAAGTGTTTAAGGATAGCTGACCTGTTTTATCTATAAAGCCCACTTATGATTTTATTcaataatatatttatatatgtatatgtaacAAGCACTTAAAACATACTATAACAGAAAGAGACCCATCTTGTAACGGTTTCTTCAAATGAACAGCGGTTCATGATCAAGCTCCCCAGCATAGAGGCGGAAACCCCAGCTTTACTCATTACCCTCAGCCCGTGAGGTGCATAGACAGGTGGACTGAAACTAATTCAACTCTTTGATTACAACACCATTTAATGTACCAACACTCATTTTCAAACTGAACGCAGACCACTGGACATGATCTTCAGAGAAAGTGGGTGGCTCTTAGAAGAGCCTTTGGGTTtcgactgcagcagcagagcgcttCACTTGGAACTGGTGTACTTGGTGACGGCCTTGGTGCCCTCGGACACGGCGTGCTTGGCCAGCtcgccaggcagcagcagacgcACGGCGGTCTGGATCTCCCTGGAAGTGATGGTAGAGCGCTTGTTGTAGTGAGCCAGGCGAGACGCCTCCGAGGCGATGCGCTCGAAGATGTCGTTGACGAACGAGTTCATGATGCTCATGGCCTTGGACGAGATGCCAGTGTCGGGGTGGACCTGCTTCAGCACCTTGTACACGTAGATGGCGTAGCTCTccttcctggtcctcctcttcttcttgccTCCTTTGCCGGCGGTCTTGCTCACGGCTTTCTTTGAGCCCTTCTTGGGCGCAGACTTTGCGGGTTCAGGCATCCTGACGCTCCGATACTTCACAGCAACGAATGAGATCCTGTCGTCAGAGAGACTGTTCTTATAGAGGCTGCATGTAAAGTAGACTGCGTGGTCTCTCGTCGCTGATTGGTCCAGCTGGTCAGACGGTGGGAAAGGATGGGGGAGGGGGACTCCCTTGTTTCCAGGGGAAACTGATCTTTGTCTGTTAGACTGCGCGCCAGTCGCAAGTGGCGGTTTTCTCTACAACAAATTCAAATAGGATCCATTGAGGCGGAAGGCAACGTGAGCAGAATGAGGATGGATTCAGGGAGATTTTCTGAAAGAGTTCATCAAACAGCAGTGAGTTGGTTCCTCACATCCACTTAAAGCCCACGTATTATCCATATAGCCCAAGAAGTTCCTgaattttaaagagaaaaacaattaTATGTGAAATTTGAGCCAGTTGTTCATATGCCAATAAGTAAATCAATAGATGTTCAAAATGAACAGGATTAACTGAAATCTGGAGTCAGAATAGGTCAAGACTTATACAATAGTTTAAAAATTGCGTGATGATACAAAACACACTGGTCTTTTGTCAATCGACTCCCAAGAGAAAACGTGTTTATTAAACTCCAGATAAATATATTAGGTACTGACAAAACAATATCCAAGGATACGGCATAGATGAGTCTAATTTCAGTgtgtacatgatttttttttattttatgaatggCCATGTCAATTTAAGAACTGAAATGCACAGGAAGCTGACCTTTTTTCAAAGTATTGTTCCTCTTGGAATCTTCTGCAACCCTAAGTAGTAATGTATTGACCTTCTTTCACGTTATCTTCGATATGTTTGTAGTTCTTAGAGAACTGAAAGGGGTTTAACACGTTTAAGAACTGCAATGCGCGTGGATGTGCATTTCAGTTGATTTGCGCTgcacaaaagttaaaaacaaagtaAAGTTGAAACGATGCACTTACATTTTGCTGCCCGCAGTCTCTCAGAGAGATTTTCCATGAGCGGAATCAGTGACATGAtgatcagcaccatggacagctcccaGTCATCCAGCGGAGCTCGCTGATACAAAGCTGCATCTTTCACGGTTGTGTTGACAAAACAACAGATAAGTGTCGCTATTGCTCCGGAGGTAACTTGACTCGAAGAACTGGAGTTCTCATTGAAGTCACTTTAGTGACGAGAGACGCTTTTTTGGAGATCCGGCCCTTTTTGTCCTGTAAGCCGATAAACATTTAAACTGTGCATTACGTGCAATTAACCAACATATTTTGCAAGTCGCGTTAAAAAGCAGCTCTTAGTGCATGTAGTtggctcttaaaagagccgttggTGTGGGTTTGAGGCGCAGTCAGCCTGCAGAGAGTTTAAGCTCTCTCTCCGCGGATGCGGCGGGCCAGCTGGATGTCTTTGGGCATGATGGTGACCCTCTTGGCGTGGATGGCGCACAGGTTGGTGTCCTCGAACAGGCCCACCAGGTAAGCCTCGCTGGCCTCCTGCAGGGCCATGACGGCCGAGCTCTGGAAACGCAGATCGGTCTTGAAGTCCTGAGCGATCTCTCGCACCAGGCGCTGGAAGGGCAGCTTGCGGATGAGCAGCTCGGTGGACTTCTGGTAGCGACGGATCTCCCGCAGAGCCACGGTGCCGGGCCTGTAGCGGTGAGGCTTCTTGACTCCGCCAGTGGCCGGGGCGCTCTTGCGGGCGGCCTTGGTGGCCAGCTGCTTCCTGGGAGCTTTGCCTCCGGTGGATTTACGGGCGGTCTGCTTGGTACGAGCCATTTCTGGAGCTGTTTTCTTCACGGATTGAGAAGAGAAGTGCAGACGGAGCGGAGAGTCGCTGCTCTtaagcaggaggagcagcggcgacGCGGTGACGTCTCTTCTTCTCATTggtcaccaggaggaggagaaaccccGCCCACCTGAGAGCGAGCTGCTGATTGGAGGACAGTCTGTCTCCCCCTCTGCTGTGCGATGAGCGCCAAGTTTCACTAAATTAAACTGCGTTCATTATTTTTACCCCAGAGAATTATCTCAGGGCAGAAACTGAAATACACCAAGCTTTTCTGTGGcaacttcagaaaaaaaggaagaacaaTGTTCTGTGATCTGTGACTCTGTAGTGTAAATCATGTTCATAGAAAAAATTTGTTCATTGAGGAAACATATAAATGTTGTTTGGGCCTTTGAAGTTTTCGCCTTGAGTTATTCCTAAATTATATGATGTGGTGATTGAATAGAGTTGAGGAAGGATTACAATGAAACAAAGGGTTTAAATAAATACTTCCTGAAATAACTTCTGGGTGCAGTTTGACTTCCATCTATATAAAAACTACACGAATGCAAGTTGCCCTCATCCTATTTTCTTAGGCCGAACTGTCTTGTAACAGACTTCAAAGAAACTTGGTTAATTGTAAAGATCTATAAAGATAATAAACGTGAGTCCCGTTAAGAGCAGTGTTCAGTTGGCTCGTCATGCTTGTGTGACAGTGTTTGGTGGGGAGGACTGGTGTCTCTAGAGGAGCTGTGGTGGCTCTTAGAAGAGCCTTTGCTGAGGTTGGACGTTGGACAGTGAGAGCTCACTTCTTCTTGGCCGCGGTCTTCTTGGCTTTGGGCTTGACGGCCTTCTTTGCTGGAGCTTTCTTGGCTGCTGGAGCCTTCTTGGCTGCGGGGGCCTTCTTCTTGGGGCTCTTGGCGGGCTTCTTGGGGCTCTTGACTGCCTTCTTGGCCGCGGGCTTCTTGGGCTTTTTGGGAGACTTCTTAGCAGCTACGGTCTTCTTGGCTGCGGCCGCTTTGGGCTTTTTAGCCGCTTTGGGCTTCTTGGCAGCGGCGGCAGGCTTCTTGGCTTTGGGAGCCGTTTTCTTGGCGGGCTTCTTGGCCTTGGGCTCAGCCTTCTTGCTCATCTTGAAGGAGCCGGAGGCCCCGGTGCCCTTGGTCTGGACCAGGGTCCCCTTGGCCACCAGGCCCTTGACGGTGGTCTTGACGCGGGCCTTGTTCTTGTCCACATCGTAGCCTTCGGCAGCCAGGTTTTTCTTGAGGGCGGCCAGCGACACGCCGTTCCGCTCCTTGGAAGCGGCCACAGCTTTGACGATGAGCTCGCTCACGCTGGGGCCGGTCCGAGGCTTCTTCGGGGCGGACTTCTTCTTGGCGGCCTTGGGCTTTGCCGGAgaggcggcgggggcggcggccggAGCTTCTTCTGCCATTCTTCCAAAATAACACGCTGGTCAGATTTCGAGTCGCGGAGCAACGGGAGTCCGAGCACAGATGAGAATCTCCGAGCAGCGGGCGGGACTTAAACACACAATGAGAACCGTGGAGACTCAGCCCGGCGCCCGGCTCCGGCGCGCAGGCTGAACAGGCTTCACTTGTGTTTTCTGTCGGGAGAATAAAGAGCTCCAGACGGCTTTGTGAGCATCGCTGAGGGCTGAAAGTGGACGAGTCCACAGCGGACTGCTGTCTCTTCACCTTCAGCTCACATTCTCTTCTCAGGATCTCTGCGATTCGTTCCTGGAGCCTTCAGAAGTCACTCATTCAGTCCGGAGCTCAGCGCTTCACAgcggcttttctctctctttcctgtcACAAAATACATTCGGACACTACAATCATCCACGGAAACACATCCCACAGCTTCAGCACATGTTTGTTCACAGAGTGTGAGTAGAAAGCCTCCACCGCTGATCACCATTTTATAATAAAATTATCATTTTGTCGGAGCAGCAAACACAGTGATGGAGGCGGAAGCAGAGCGCAGCAGCTCCTTTCTGACTTCAGCTGGGAGCACATCTCACTAATACTACTTTAAACTGCTGAAATATAAGATTTCCAGAGGAAAACACTTGAACATGAGACCATAAATAAAACATAGGTCTGTATTTGTGATTTAAGTCATACTTACGGTTTTACTTCGTTGAGAAGATGGAGTTGAGGATTTACAGTCAACTTTAgttcatttctttcctttgaCATGTCTTTCACAacattcctcttcttttctattacttataaaacacatttaagatTCTGAAGCTTTAATCTTCTAGTAAGTGATGGAATATCCTGATTTTAAACTGGAATTGATAAGTTGCTCAACAAAGGATTTTGCTATATGAAATGCCAGTTTGAATTTCtacttcattgttttttttagtttccttTTTAAATTTGCTGAAACAAATCTCTTGATTTTATTGACAAAAACATAGAATGTCAAAATTAACTGCactaaaacctcagtttacTGATCTTGTAGAGttcaaaatcattcaaattatgCATAAAGCAAAACATAGTCTCTTGCTCGGCAACATCCAGTAAAAGCTTTGTGCAAGAGAAGGTTACAATTTTAGAGAAACCAAAAATGAAAGGTTCACAAAGTTCAAGGCTCATTTAAAACATTCTGCATTCCATCCGTGGGTTAGATTGTAAAATAACCTGTGTGAGGATATTAAATATCAAACATGATACAAAGAATTAAGCCTAGGAAGGTATTTAATTCATAAATAGTAATGAGGGACTATTCTTTCGTGAATATATTAAAATTGAAACTTGTACACCTGAATATGTGAAATTGAGTGAGTGTGGTGACATAGAAATACTTTTGACTTATACTAATTCCACTCAATTAAATACTGTcaccttccaaaaaaaaaaaaaaaagaaatagatcAATGAAAACGGTCAAAGTCATTTTCTGACAAGAATGATTATGATGCTGGACACCTCTGGAAAACTTGCCTAAATTAAAACTTGAAATCATGTAGTTCCACCACTTTGTGTAGCTGTAAATAAAGATGTTCTATTCCATGTTTTGGGTTTTATGAAAAAGCTGGAAGAATGACTGAGGACAAGCTTTTAAGGGCGttgtcacattttattattaaactAGTAACTTACCTTGTGTAGTAACTTCAGTTATTCCAAAATACAGGTGTTCCACTGTATTGGAGAGAATGTGTGTGCATCTTCCCTTTGATTACTTACAATAAAACAGTCTGTGCTGAATGACATTTCAATCAAGTCATGTTACTGACAGAATTTTTAACTTCTCCCTTGCCAAAAAGTCACCCAGAATTATGATTAAAGAATGATTCAACGACATTAAACCAAGTACAGTTCTAAATCATCTCAATCAGGGTAAAAATGAATTGGTGAGTTAAGGTGATGTGGGAGACATGATTGACATGCAGAGAGGGGATCCATGAGGTAGTGAGTGTTTGACTCATCATACTACTTAAGCTTTTTAACACGTAAGGACACCGACTGCTCCTCGTGAGAGGTgggtggctcttaaaagagccgttgaGTTTGAAGGTCCTGTAGTCTTGAGGCGTTTACTTGGCCTTGGCCGGCTTCTCGGTCTTCTTGGGCAGCAGCACCGCCTGGATGTTGGGCAGGACGCCGCCCTGAGCGATGGTGACTCCACCCAGCAGCTTGTTGAGCTCCTCGTCGTTGCGCACAGCCAGCTGCAGGTGACGCGGGATGATGCGGGTCTTCTTGTTGTCGCGAGCGGCGTTTCCAGCCAGCTCCAGGATCTCAGCGGTCAGGTACTCTAGCACGGCCGCCAGGTATACGGGGGCTCCGGCTCCCACGCGCTCCGCGTAGTTGCCTTTGCGCAGCAGCCTGTGAACACGGCCCACCGGGAACTGGAGGCCCGCACGGGACGAGCGGGTCTTGGCCTTGGCTCTGGCTTTACCGCCGGTCTTTCCTCTGCCGCTCATTTTCTCTTCTTGTTCTCTGGAGTTGATTCTCTGAGAAAGTGGCGCTTCGTGACCAAGTGTCCTTTATAAGAGGGCAGAGAGCGCGAGGCAGTCCGGGACGCACCAATGAGACGCTTTGAATCAACCGTCCTCCAATCAGCAGCTCAGCCTGCGGAGCGGCTCCACTCAGACCTTCTGACCAATCAGAACAAAGCCCGCCGTGGTTTCTCAAGTGGATTTTAATATGTTCATTctttctttgttaaaaaaaaggcgcGCAGCCTGGAGACCGGTGACAAAGAGAAGCGAATTTATATAATGAAGACTAAAACTAATCTCTTGACAGCTTCACAAGATCATTTGACTGCCTATTGTCATCCATTTcaacacaaaatatattttaaataaacattttctgaagcGTGTGCAAGTCACAGTCGATCAGGGATATTTCTCTGGGATGAATCAAGCATTCCATGAACCATGAAGATCAGTGGACAAAGTTGAATGAAAGAAATTAGACGCTTTTGTTTGTTAACTGAGTCTTCTCTACAATTTCTCTCGAATTTGAATGTGGgattttgaatttaaatttgttttgaaaaatttaGAAATATATTAAAGACAAATTATAgatgacaaacaaaacagaacagcgTCTGAATAGGAGCAGGGTGAAGTAAAAGTTATAAGAAACCCTGACTGCCCCATTTTTTACTTGTCTGAAACTGAATTAAACAGTGTTTAAATGAGTTtacatacaaaaataaacatgcaaGCAGCAATCCCCAAATTAAATATATACACATTCATTAATTTCTTCAATGTCCACTCCGAGTTTTCTAAAATAATAGTCAAACAGATAAAATCAGCCCTTCACACAACCCATCCTCAGCCATGTATCTCcccaaaatgtatttttgtatcgttttttaattatctttgAGCATTTTTTACTTCCCTCACCAGACCCATTCAATAAATCCACACcaacaactgaaacacacataCTTTCCCTTTTTGAACAAACACAATTTCATTTTATAAACAAGTTTTCTTCTGAAGTTATAACCCTCTGTGTTACAAAACAATTTCTGAATTGGTTGTTGCTTTAAATCGATTCTGTGAAACTTTGAATTTGACCAGATCCCAGAGTTTCCCTGCATGTGACTCTATATTGAGATctccacaaaatgaaaatagtGCTCTGACAAGCTTTGACAGGCAAATATTCCCTCCATGCTTTCTTTAAAGGTTTCAGATGCAGGGGCTCTGAATACAGCTGGAATTGTTTTTCCATGTAAAACTCTACTGCAATGCATCAACAGCACCTGACATCCCCCCCACCACCTTATAGTTAAGGTTCTTGTTTATTAGAGAGACCTCCTTTTTGttcattgaattgaatttttaTCCTTTTCATTCAAAATCTGCTCTCTTGTGAGAGTTGATCCAGGTTTGATGTATTGCTGTGGCATAGAATGgttttttgaaataaatgttattttacaTCTTGGTAGTGGCATTTAAGATTCAGCTGTCAAACTGAGTAATCAACAGTACCTTGTCTGTATTAACATACTGCACATTAATAtagtt
The nucleotide sequence above comes from Salarias fasciatus chromosome 6, fSalaFa1.1, whole genome shotgun sequence. Encoded proteins:
- the LOC115389951 gene encoding histone H1-like → MAEEAPAAAPAASPAKPKAAKKKSAPKKPRTGPSVSELIVKAVAASKERNGVSLAALKKNLAAEGYDVDKNKARVKTTVKGLVAKGTLVQTKGTGASGSFKMSKKAEPKAKKPAKKTAPKAKKPAAAAKKPKAAKKPKAAAAKKTVAAKKSPKKPKKPAAKKAVKSPKKPAKSPKKKAPAAKKAPAAKKAPAKKAVKPKAKKTAAKKK
- the LOC115389934 gene encoding histone H2B 1/2-like encodes the protein MPEPAKSAPKKGSKKAVSKTAGKGGKKKRRTRKESYAIYVYKVLKQVHPDTGISSKAMSIMNSFVNDIFERIASEASRLAHYNKRSTITSREIQTAVRLLLPGELAKHAVSEGTKAVTKYTSSK
- the LOC115389932 gene encoding histone H2A; translated protein: MSGRGKTGGKARAKAKTRSSRAGLQFPVGRVHRLLRKGNYAERVGAGAPVYLAAVLEYLTAEILELAGNAARDNKKTRIIPRHLQLAVRNDEELNKLLGGVTIAQGGVLPNIQAVLLPKKTEKPAKAK